The Lycium barbarum isolate Lr01 chromosome 11, ASM1917538v2, whole genome shotgun sequence genome contains the following window.
TGTCATGAGTTACACGGTTGGAGCTACATGGCCTCATAACTTTTTCAGTACTAAGATTAAATCTCCTTACACCACCTATCTTCACTGCTAGAACCCACTGTTTTGCAGCAGAAAGTTCCATAGCAATAACCGCACCTTCTTCTCTATAACACTTGTCTGGTTCAATAACCAATATGTTTGCCAAACAGCTCGTTGAATCTATAACATCCTTTTTCAACCCCACTAAAACAGATTTTAGTTCTTTGATGCTTGGTTTGGAAGTCTTCTGGGCTGAACTCCTAAGCTCATATGGAGATGTCCGAGAGGAAAATCGGAGGCCATCACGCCTGAACCTTAACCTGTCAGAAGCCGAAATACCATTGGCATTCTGTGTACCAAAGGAAGAATGCCTGCCATTTCTTGACCTCAATGAACTTCTCCTCTTCTGGATATTACGACTGTTCCTTAGCTGCAAGTGTCGGGCACCTAATTTATGAAGACCAACAGTTGGATTCACCACTTCAATCTTCTTGGAATCCAATTCAGACTGATTATTCAGAGGGGTCAAGCAAGATACAATCTCCTTGTCATTAGTCAACTTAACTTCATCAAGGGCAACTTTAGGATACATGACTAATGCATTCGACATGGGAACGAATCTGAGAAGCAAGCTCGAGTGCAGGTATAAAAAGCAACACGGGACAGTAGAAAAGTCCAGAGCAAAAACAGGAACCGAACACCTGACAGCAGAGACAACACAAGATCCAGTTTTCATTTTCCTGTGAGTCTGATCCTGAAGTTGCAGAAAAAGGAAAAACAACAAGGTCAGCAAAAACAACCTCCCTAAAACTAAAGcatcaaacaaacaaaaaagtaagatgaaaaaaaataaaaatggactgAGTGAACGTCTGTTAAAGTGATAGCAATAAAATATCACCTGGAGGAGGCAGATACCGTGCAATGAATAAACGTCCCTCAATGGATTTGAGTTAATGAATCCAAAGATTTGCTGCAAACTAACTGTAGACCTCCTCAAGTACCTTAAAATACTATTCAAAAGGCAGGAAACCCAATAACTGCTTCCATATGATGTATTTACAACAACAATGTCAGTCAATACTCCATCATCTTCGGATAAATCCGAATCCTTAGCATAAGCTGATTTAACTTTCTTCTTCCTTACAAAGTGCTTGCCAAACCTCTTATCCTCTGTTAACACATCACCTTCCACGGAAACATGCCTTTTCCTCTTCCTTGTATATACAACTCCCCACCTCCGAAGCATATTGCTACTCGGACTAATAGTCTCCGCCACAGGCGCCTCCGGCTCCTGTTCATCTACCGCCTTCCTGTCTACTACATCAATATCCATTTGGTCAGCTTTTTCTTGCTTCGGAACACTATCCTTCTTAATCCACCCGTTTTTCTTGCACTTAGTAGTGGCACCACCACCACCATGATCACCTACACTCTCAAGAAGCCCAATCCACTCATCCCCGTGTTTCGCCCGCTTAACACACTCACTTGGAGGCGAGGACAACCGCCGTCCTGACCTCAAAACCCGTGCCCCGAAAACTCGAGTAGTCCTTCTCATCCCACCAACCGAAGGCATCAGTGCACGTACCTCGAAAGGCAGTACCCCTGCCCTCGAACCAATTTTCCCACCTATTTCACTGTTGTTACAACCCCCAACAACTTCGGGATTGAAACCTTGTTATTTTTGCTTGTTTCACTGATGATACAACCAAAACTTAAGTAATCAAGAATCTTAACCACAAATCCTCACACATGCAAATGGAAAGTTTTAATCTTTTCTTTTATCTCATTTTCCTCCTTAGTTTAAACCCAATTTGAAGTTCAACTCAAccaatatctttttttttaacttcAATTCTTGTGTTTTCCCCCAAATAACCAGTGAAACCACAAACACGTACAAAATTGAAAACCCACTTCGGTCCTAATTAGATTTCAACACCTTCACTTACAACAGCCCCATAAAGTGGTTAAAACTGCACTGATTTACAACCAAAAATCATtaaagaaatgtttttaaaaaacaaaaaaacacacATCTAAAAAAACAAAAGGGTACCCTTTAAACCCTTTTCCTTAACAAAAATAATTCATCtttgagatttaaaaaaaaaaaaaatcaagatacCTGTAACGGTGAGTAAACCGATCGTTTAAGTGAAAGTTCAAGAAGTAGAGAGAGAAAGTATAGAGTAGAGAGTAGAGACAGAAAAGGCGgcgggggtgggtgggtgggtgatTGGGTATGGTGGTGAGTAAAAAAGGGGCAGTTTAAAGGTCGGCGTTAGTATACAGAGAAGTAGAAGAGAGTGGAGTTCACGATTTAAAGATTAGGGTTCTTCACTCTCTTTTTCTCTTTGTTTTTATAATTTTGTGACTTTTCTATTTGAgacccatgatgttttggaaatgTTGTTTGTGCCCCTGTTTTGTGTTTGAAATATTGTTATGTGACCTCGAATGTAAAAGTAAGGGATATTAGCATTTTTAGTCCCTCAAATATCATCATACTAGATGATGAAAGTCCATGCTTGTACgggcccaacacaaaaaatagtatcatatttttttagtctgtctaaaaagaatgatatatttttatgtttataaatcatttaacttgaaactttcctttttacctttaataaaatgatttaaatccacatAAATATCTGTGACTTATTTTAGACCGCAAGTTtcaaagttctttttttttttttaaacttcatGCCTAATCAAATAATGTCACGTAAATTAGGACaaagagagtaccttttagtaatataattatgaaatttttattatagaaagtattataattcaattaattaaaaatatcaataaattattttacttagtccgcttctcccatatatgactttcctgatttggttctccaattgaaagatttgaaatacaccttctcgtACTGAGTTTCatgtcatcatctctttctactgaACAACTCTGAAAAGCGCAttcatgtgttagcatctgttgtaattttaaatttttaagtatagaccaagttcattattttaagaaaatatgtgtaaaCGTTTCTTGGCCGTTTATATTTTGTCTTCTTGatattattcctcattatttgtatgagacgtatgtgtctaaaattaATGCATTTTTATTGTTACctaaaggtataagttttaatttttttggttttatgacttctttagcagcttttgtattcaatttaaatcgttatttcttttttcctgaatttattttctttaaattttctctaagtgtatctttaccattttctgaacttattattattattattatttaaatgtcctttttttttttttgcaattgtctcctacttcttcattTAAACCcaccttattttattttattttattttatttccaattgtttcttaattcttcacgtggacccaccttaatttttttttattaatatttctactatattagaatagtggaccccaccttaatttgtttttgcaattgtctcctacttcttcgcATGGACCCcatcttatttttttatttttttaattatctcCTAATCCTTCATGTggacccaccttaatttttttaatttttttaattaatataatATACTCCATAACTtttatattagaagagtgggtggtTGAGGATcaaacccactcttctaatatagtagaaattcTAATTTTCGTCTTTATGATTTCTGGTGAAGCACATTTAATCTTCAATTCATTGTTATGTTCACTTTTGATCCCTCAAACGTGTGAATCTTCACAAATTTAACAAAATctattaattttaaaatattcagTTATTGATACATTATATGAAATTTGTATTGCTACTCCATATTTGAGGGTGATCTAGTTCACAAAATATTATAAACATCGCATATTTCCTATGTAAGAGACCAAAACACACATATTTATTAATTGAAAGTTAAATGTGGTTAGTCAAATATTATAACAATTAACAAGAATTCATCAAAAGTAAGGGACTAAAAGTACAATTATCCCTCCCTTTTTAAGTAAATTGCAAATATGGGACAGGGGAGATAATTATTTTAGGTGGAACCCTCACGAAGATACAGAGACTGACACACCATATATAGTACAGTATCATAgtgcttttctttttctttttcaacttTCCCTCTTCTTTTTTCATCACACCGTTTTTGGCGGGTTCCAGCTATTAGGTGTTTATAGAAAATCGAAAATTGGAACCAAATCAAAAATTAAATCCAACCAGaaaaaaagttgattttttttgttttgaattttaattttaaaatcgatagaatttgatttgattttaagaaaaaaaaaaaaaaaactgaatcaAATCAACCTCCCTCTATTTCATATTATGtgaattttttttcttgttaGTCTGTGCCGAAAGAATGATccattttatatttagaaataatttatttttatataataatttatagtcttgcaaaatatatatatatatctcattttatatcataagtttaaaattcttttttttcttaagtttcgagctcaataaaaaaaaaatcaaatataaattgaaacggatgagATATGTCATGATTTGTGGCCAAATCCCAGTAATCCTCTAGAATTTGGTGTGGGTTCTTGAACAATTCACTCTCTTTTTCTCTCTGTTGTACGATTTAGTCCTTTCTCAGTTAACGTCCGTGATGTCATCAAAATGTTATTTATGCCCCTATTTTGTTGTTTGATATATTGTTATGTGACCTTGGATATCTTTGTAAATTGCGAATATAGAGTTATAGACCATGGGagatattttatttatttgtctGGAACCCACACGAAGATAcacagactgacacaccatatATAGTGGAGCATCAAAGTCCTTTACTTTTTCAATTTTCCCTCTTTTTTCTCCCTCTTCTTTTTTCATCACGCCATTTTTGGCGGGTTCCAGATTGAAGCCCACACCTAACATTGGGAAATTTAGCCTAGTTATCATCGGATGTAAAGGGGTAGTTTTCACAAATACCACTTTTAGAGATCTTAATTGGAACATAATGACATCGTTTGAAATAATTTCACAATAAAATGAGGGATTATTTTATTTCACGTTTAATTGTAGGTATTAATTAGTTGGTTATAGGTATTAATTAATTAGTCACTAAACTATTTTACCTCACCATTTGTACTAGAATGGTTGGATTACTATCTCATATAGAAGTTGGATAAAATGAATATACGAAGGTATTCTTGTTTACCTCATCCCGCATACCAAACAATCCCTTAGTTTATAAAATAATTAAGAAATAATCACAACTACGACAAGACGTAGGAtgattcttattattattattattattttgttgaaTACACCGGTAAATCCCTAAACTTGTAAATAAATTTCATTTAAATACTCGAATTCTGATCTGCTCTAATTGAGAACACGAACATGTGATAAAGTGTTCATATTAGATGCTTTCACCTaaaaattttgaagaaaaaaaattacacGTGTTCTCAACCATCCGTTACATAATCACACAAAATATGTCACTTtttttaattatacacataaaAAACCAACTAAAATATGATGAGCTTCACAGCTTATTGAGACTAATGCTCACAATTAATATTacatattttaagtggttaactCATCTATATGATTGATGTTTGAAATCACGCACAATAACTTCTCCAAAATATTAGTGAAGTTGCCTAATAAAAACACTTTATCATATATTCAGGTGCTCAATTAAAATAAATCATAATTTAAATGTCAGCTATCTTCGGCCTTTTCTTTTTCATCTTCGATGCTTGTTAATTctactttttcttcttctttgcacacaaaaaaataaaaagtagagTTGTAAATTGTAATGTACAACTTAAAAACACATAAAAGTAAACAACTTTGCATAAAATTTACACGTGTTACTTCCCAGGTAATGTGAGAACAAAGTGGAGCCACCAAGAGTCAGCAAGTCACATGACACAAGAATCCGATTGTTAAAAGGGGTattaaatgaatcatgattcatcccgtcagaaaaaaaaaatagcggAAATGATCTCTGCCAGAATTTGATTACAAATTGTGGCTATCCGTCAATAATTTGTGACAAGACAAACTTTGTCCATCAATTTGAAATCTACCAAAATTTGTTATCAAATCTTCAAGAATCGTGTGGCCATGGAACCTGGCGATTCATCAGATTTTGTGAAAAGATAAGTTTTTTTGTGATAAGGTAAGCTTTTAACCATCAACTTGAAATTCAATTTGTAAGGATTTTGCAATGTAATATTGGTCACCATCTAGTTTTGCAAAACGTTTTTTCAAAATGGGGTGAAAATTAAGCGTGACACTGAAAGATTATATTTGAGCAAATCACCCATTTTGAACAAAAACCTTAAAAAGTGACTGCCTAATCATTTTTATGATGGCAAGTATATAGAGGCCCTTCAATTTATTATTTTGTTTTGAATTTCTTTAAGGAAAATATGTTCACCAAATAGGTTAGGTCATTTATGGGTGCAGGGCCTGAGCTAGCTTGAAGTAAGAGGTTTAATTGCAATACTAACAGGGCAAAACTTGTATTATATATAAACTATTGATTCCCTTAACACCAGGGGAATTTTAGTAAATGGCAAGgagttcaaaatttattttaaatCATGGGTTCAAATCTAGGTATGACATTTTTTTCATGGCCCTTTCACTATAGAAGTGTAGATAATTTTCCTCTACGGTTGTGTAAGTGTAGGCAATTTTCCTCTACACAATGATCCATCTATACATTCTACTATTAGTATAATTCTTTATCTAGTTGTCAAACATTGAAAATATTCTAGAAAGTAGTTTTTAAGGTAAAACATATTCCACGTGATATGATTAAACAAAAACATTTTATATCACACCAGACTTACATGCCCAAAACCTGTGTGTTTGTCATTATTCAAGTGATAGAACGTGTGAGTTCAGGCCAGCAAGTAGTTGTCACACAACATGTTTCTCAGCTTATCAACTAAATGTCAGCATATTAATAAAGGTCAAGGTCTCCATTCGTGGACTCGttgctctttttttttccccCCTCAACTGCTCCAGTTAAAATTAGTATTTACCTACTCATTACACTAGTGGGTGTCTGTGTCTGCGAGAGAGAATGTATAATGGTTTAATTAATtatcttttttttcctttattaGCAAAAATATGGCTGTTATTCATAGCGTATGTTGAATTTCAATATTTATGTTATATATAGCACTAAGTTGCCTTATTACTACTTGCCATGGTTAAAGATTCAGACATGTTTCGTTTGAAATACACTAGTGAAATTATCCGCACGAAGACAATATTTTCCGTACcataaaaattagaaaaaaaactttttctttttttcttaataTTTCAAGAAAAATCGATCTCTTTTCATATGGTTAACAAACTTAAAACATGTTTATTTTTTTGTACATTTAATATATTTAGATAATATCTCTTATCTAAATTTTTGtcttatttttccttttctttttaaatctttttatcttcaatttttttcctttcttactTCTCTACCCGTTCATTTTCTTTAAAAGAATATTGTCAAATcccatttttctttcttttctttaacTTCCTAATAATAAAGATACGTAACCAAAGATAATACTCTCATGTCTCAAAAAAAATACgaaaagaaattataaaataGTGCACAAAATTATTGTGGACTATGAAGATGTTTAGATATTAATACGCATTAATTACTCACTTCCATTAGAGAATATGAAAAAATTACTCCATTTATTGACATTTGAGTAAAGAGGAATATCAAAAGATCAAACCATGTACTTTAAGAATTAATCATTAAAAATATTGATCATTAATTCTAACAAATTTTGTTTAAATCTTTATATTAGTTTGGAGCATGTCTCCATCTTGTTGGCAGTCACCCggtttttcctttttttgttttttccccaAAATGCTTATGGTCC
Protein-coding sequences here:
- the LOC132616510 gene encoding uncharacterized protein LOC132616510; the encoded protein is MPSVGGMRRTTRVFGARVLRSGRRLSSPPSECVKRAKHGDEWIGLLESVGDHGGGGATTKCKKNGWIKKDSVPKQEKADQMDIDVVDRKAVDEQEPEAPVAETISPSSNMLRRWGVVYTRKRKRHVSVEGDVLTEDKRFGKHFVRKKKVKSAYAKDSDLSEDDGVLTDIVVVNTSYGSSYWVSCLLNSILRYLRRSTVSLQQIFGFINSNPLRDVYSLHGICLLQDQTHRKMKTGSCVVSAVRCSVPVFALDFSTVPCCFLYLHSSLLLRFVPMSNALVMYPKVALDEVKLTNDKEIVSCLTPLNNQSELDSKKIEVVNPTVGLHKLGARHLQLRNSRNIQKRRSSLRSRNGRHSSFGTQNANGISASDRLRFRRDGLRFSSRTSPYELRSSAQKTSKPSIKELKSVLVGLKKDVIDSTSCLANILVIEPDKCYREEGAVIAMELSAAKQWVLAVKIGGVRRFNLSTEKVMRPCSSNRVTHDIIWVGDSGWKLEFPDRQDWLIFKELYKECSDRNFVQPPAVTIIPVPGVREVSGYAESNPPDFSRPVSYITVKDDELARALARSAANYDMDYDDEEWLRNFNENEHLSAERFELLIDTFEKGLYCNPDDYSDEKAAVSSCLDKEKKEIVEAVYSYWLKKRKQNRSSSLIKIFQCYQPKRTQVIPKSILRKKRSFKRQGSQPGRGKQRPFLQAIVAEKDALQQQNAVLKVKEAKAAANKSEDLAVRMRQKAQQLMENADLATYKAMMALKIAEAAKIAKSTEAVASFFL